The window GGCGGACGGGCTACTGATTTTATGTGAAAAAAATAACAAACAACCTTGACAGGACTCTCCATCGCCGCTATTATCATATCAAGTTGCCTCAGGGTCTTTTGAGAGAGACACCAGGTGGTGTCGACCCGCGCTGCGGCGGGCTGGCGAGCTCCGTAACGTGCAGCGCCGTCGGGCACGGTAGCCCGTCGGCACACGAGGAGTCGGGCGGAGTCGCCCGACAGAATGTTAGGCGACGGGCTTTTTCGACAGACCCCTTGATACGGACTGTTGTGCGAACGATGTGGTGATATAGGGAGTTTCCAGATGGCCTACTTTGAACCTTCGGTCGGCACCGACGAGCATATCAAAGCGGACACGCTGGTGGTAGGCGGCGGTATCGCCGGCATGACCACGGCAATCGAAACCGCCGAGCTCGGTCGGCATGTCGTGCTCGTCGAACGGGAACCGTCGATAGGCGGCCGGGTAGCCGCTATGAATCAGTATTTTCCCAAGCTCTGCCCACCGCAATGTGGTATTGAGATTAACCTCAAACGGATGCGCATCAATCCGTTCATCCGCGTGCTTACCCTTGCCGATATCGAAAGCGTCTCCGGCAAACCCGGCGATTTCGATATCCGCCTGCGTCTGAAGCCGCGCTTCGTAAACGAGCGGTGCAACGCCTGCGGCGATTGCGAGAAGGTGTGCGAGATCGAGCGCGAAGACACCTTCAACTACGGCTTGAAGAACACCAAGGCGATTTACCTTCCGCACCAGTTGGCGTATCCGTACCGATATGTGGTCGATCCGCAATACGTGTCAGACGACCGCATGAAAAAGTGTGTGGAGGCCTGCCAATACGGGGCGATTGATCTCGGTATGAAGGCCCGCACCGTGACGGTCAAGGCCAAGGCGGTAGTGTGGGCGACCGGGTGGCGGCCCTACGATGCCGCCCGGCTGGACAATCTCGGATTCGGCAAATTCCGCAATGTGGTCACGAATGTCATGATGGAGCGGATTGCATCGCCGACCGGTCCAACCGAAGGGAGAGTAGTGCGGCCCTCGGACGGAGCTAATATCGCCAGGATCGGTTTCGTGCAGTGCGCCGGATCGCGCGACGAAAAACACCTGCCGTACTGTTCGGCGGTTTGCTGTCTGGCGTCGATGAAACAAGCCACTTACGTGAGAGCGCAGTACCCCGAGGCGGAGATACATATGTTCTATATCGATGTCCGCTCGCCGGGACGCATGGAAGATTTCTACACGAAAATGCAGCAGGACCAGAAGTTCTACTTCCATCGAGGCAAGGTGGCGAAAGTCACGGAGAACCCGGCCAACGGAAATGTTATCCTCGAGGCGGAAAACACGCTTACTGGTCAAATAACCAGTACCGAAGTTGAAATGGCGGTGCTGGCGGTAGGGATGGTGCCGAACAGCGCCGACAATCCACCGCCGCTCGATACAACGCGTGACGAATTCGGCTTCGTAGTAAATGATCATGGGCGCGGCGTAATCGGCGCCGGCACGACTGTGCGGCCGTTCGATGTCGCCTGTTCAGTGCAGGATGCCACCGGCGCGGCCCTGAAGGCGATTAACGCGGGCGGAGGGAGGTAAGAGCGATGGAACCGAAAACCGGTGTTTATATCTGCAGGGGATGTGATATCGCCAAATCGATAGATTGCGACAAACTGGTTAAAGTCGCCACCGAAGAGGCCAAGGCTGAAGTGGTCAAGGTCTGCGACATTCTGTGCGGACAAGAGGGCATCAATCTCATTAGAGGCGATATCAAAAACCAGGGAATCAATCGTGTGGTAGTGGCGGCCTGTTCGACGAGGGTTTTCCCGGAGCTGTTTGATTTCGGTAAGGACGTGCTGGTCGACCGCACCCCCCTGCGCGAGCAAGTGGCGTGGTGTCACCCGCCAAATCACGAAGACACCCAGATGCTGGCGGAGGACTACGTCCGCATGGGTGTAGCTAAAGTCAAAGCAACCGAGCCGCCTGAGCCGCTGATCGAGAAGACAAGCAAGGACGTACTGGTTATCGGCGGCGGAATGACCGGACTGACCGCGGCGAAGGCGGCCGCCGATGCCGGATACATAGTCACGTTGGTCGAGAGAGAGGCGAATCTCGGCGGCTGGGCCAACCGGTTCAAGAAGATCTTCCCCAAGCAACCGCCGTATCGTGAACTGGAAGACATCGGACTTCCGGAATTGATCGAACAGGTCGAGCATCACCAGAACATCACGGTGCGGAAGTCGACGGAAGTCGCGAAAACAGCCGGCCAGCCGGGGAAGTTCACGGTCGCGCTCCAGAACGGAGGTCAGGCCGAAGAGCTCACAGTCGGTTCGATCATACTCGCCACTGGATGGAAACCGTACGAAGCGGAGAAGCTGGTGCATCTTGGGTATGGGTCATCTCCCAATATCATTACCAATGTCGCGATGGAGGAGATGGCTGCCAACGGCGGAATCAAACGGCCGTCTGATGGTAAGCCGATCGATAGCATCGCGTTCATCCAATGCGCCGGTTCGCGCGATCGAGATCATCTGCCATACTGCTCGGCGGTGTGCTGCCGTGTCTCGCTAAAGCAGGCACTCTACGTCCGGGAGCAGTATCCCAACGCGAAGATCTACATTATTTACAAAGACCTCCGCTCGCCCGCTCAGTACGAACGATTTTATGCACGGGTGCAGGACGACGACGCGGTGTTCTTCACCAAGGGTGAGATTGCGTCGGTGTCCTCAGACGCGGACGGCAAAATCGCCGTTGACGTGAAAGAGACTCTTCTCGGCGAGGATATTCGCATCAAGGCGGACATGGTCGTGCTGGCAGCAGGCATGGTGCCGTCGACCAAGGTCCCTGATGAGTTAGTAGAGGCCGCCAAGCGGGCTGCCGAACCACAGCAGCAAGGAGCCGAACAGCCGCAAACGGCCACCACTGCTGACGGCAAAAAAGAAGCAGCCGGGGCCGAGCTTGGGGCGAAGATACTCAATCTGGCCTATCGCCAGGGAACCGACCTACCGACTCTCAAATACGGCTTTCCGGATTCGCATTTTATCTGTTTCCCATACGAAACCCGTCGCACGGCTATCTATGCCGCGGGTGCAGTAAGAGCGCCAATGGATTTCTCTTCGGGAGCGAATGACGCTTACGGCGCCGCCATGAAGGCGATCCAGGCGGTCGAGGCGATCTCCCAGGGGCGATCGCTGCATCCCAGGGCAGGTGATCTGAGTTATCCGGACTTCTTCCTACAACGCTGCACGCAGTGCAAACGGTGCACGGAGGAGTGCCCGTTCGGAGCGCTCGACGAGGACGACAAGGGTACACCCAAGCCCAATCCACTCAGGTGCCGCCGCTGCGGTGTCTGTATGGGCGCCTGCCCGGAGCGGATTGTCTCGTTCAAGAACTACAACATTAACATGGTCTCACAGATTATCAAGGCAATTAACATCCCGGACGAATTCGAAGAAAAACCGCGCATTCTCGCGTTCGTGTGCGAGAACGACGCCATGCCGGCGCTTGACGCCGCCGCCATGAAGCGGCTGCAGTACAACGCCATGCTGCGCATTATTCCGCTGCGGTGTCTCGGTTCCATGAACACGGTGTGGATCAGCGACGCGCTGGCGTCGGGATTCGACGGCGTGATTCTGCTCGGCTGCCGCAAGGGTGACGAGTACCAGTGCCATTTCATCCGCGGCTCCGAACTGGCCGAATACCGTATGGGGAACGTGCGCGAGAAGTTGAAGCAACTGGTTCTCGAAGAAGAGCGGGTGTTGGTGCAGGAAGTTTCGATTGTTGATGGGGACAAGATCCCGAAGATATTCGATGATTTCCTGGCGACAATAGAGTCGGTCGGCCCGAATCCGTACAAGGGAATGTAGCCGGGATAATCAGACAAGTCCTATCCTCTCTAAGCCCCCGATGAGGGGGCTTATTTTTTGCCGCCGCCTGCTGGAGCCAGCACCCTGCGCTTTTTCGCTTTACACGTCGTGGGATATGATGTACTGTGTGATCAGATCAAGCAACTTGGCAGGACAAGCGAGAATGAGCACTCACCAGTGTGACTGGTAACCGTCAGGATATGGGTGTGAGCTTCGCGGCTGAAGTGATTCATGGATTGGTGCGGGCGACTCTGTCGTGCTACTCTGCCGGCTCGGTCGGTATAGGCAGCTGCTGTGTTCCACATCCCTCGCGGCCGCCTCCGCAGCGACCCTCTCAACGGCCCTTACAATCTGTCTTCTAAACAAGAGCAAACTAGCTGCGAATAAGGAGGCAACTATGTACATACTGCGAATGCGCGCGGCACACTTAGTCATACCGTGCTTCGCCGTACTGCTTCTCGCCGGACCGGTGTTGGCGGGCGCGGAGAATCTAGTCGCTGACCAGGTGAGGTTCACACTAACATATGACTGGGTTGAGATTGACTCGACTACTGACAATCGGAACGAACAGATCGGAACTGTCAGCTTCCAAGTTCGGTTTGACCAGGCCAGGGCGGGCTATTTGCAGGGAGCAACGATCCGACTGCTGTATAACCCTGCTTACTTGGATCTGGTCGATGCCCGTCCTGTCCCCGGTTGGGGCAGTGTGGTTCCGCCGGATCCAATTGAGGAGGCAATCGGTGAACTGATGCAGGTTACTTACCTAATCGATCCTGCTCCCGGCGCCTCTACGATTCCCATACTTACCACACCCACCGATCTGGCCGAGTTCGATTTTGTCGCAAAGTGCCAACCCGGTGCACAAACGAATGCGGTGCAAATTGTCTATTCGTCGGTAATGACCACTGTAGACGATGGGACCGACGTGCATCATGTCACCACACTATCACGTATTACCCATGGCTGGATCAGGACCCGGTCCGATTTGGTCTGGCAATTCAACATTGCTGCTGTCGACTCCAACCGGATTGTCTGTCCTGGCGCCCTTGGGACGGAAATCCCGGTGCCGATCTATGCCCTCACCAATTTCAGGCTGGGTGATATCGAAATGTATATCTCATTTGATAACACCAAACTCACCTTCCTCGGACTGGCGAACTGGGAAGGTTATTTCTCAGATGCTCAGTATGGCTTGGTGGAACCTGGGCTGCTCCAAGTAATACTAAACACCGATGAGGCAGTGCATGCGCGCCATGAGTTTGCCGGCGGCACCAAGATGCTCGACATGCTCTTCTACGTGCTTGGGAACTGGCAAGGATCTTCGGCCAA is drawn from Candidatus Zixiibacteriota bacterium and contains these coding sequences:
- a CDS encoding CoB--CoM heterodisulfide reductase iron-sulfur subunit A family protein, which gives rise to MAYFEPSVGTDEHIKADTLVVGGGIAGMTTAIETAELGRHVVLVEREPSIGGRVAAMNQYFPKLCPPQCGIEINLKRMRINPFIRVLTLADIESVSGKPGDFDIRLRLKPRFVNERCNACGDCEKVCEIEREDTFNYGLKNTKAIYLPHQLAYPYRYVVDPQYVSDDRMKKCVEACQYGAIDLGMKARTVTVKAKAVVWATGWRPYDAARLDNLGFGKFRNVVTNVMMERIASPTGPTEGRVVRPSDGANIARIGFVQCAGSRDEKHLPYCSAVCCLASMKQATYVRAQYPEAEIHMFYIDVRSPGRMEDFYTKMQQDQKFYFHRGKVAKVTENPANGNVILEAENTLTGQITSTEVEMAVLAVGMVPNSADNPPPLDTTRDEFGFVVNDHGRGVIGAGTTVRPFDVACSVQDATGAALKAINAGGGR
- a CDS encoding FAD-dependent oxidoreductase produces the protein MEPKTGVYICRGCDIAKSIDCDKLVKVATEEAKAEVVKVCDILCGQEGINLIRGDIKNQGINRVVVAACSTRVFPELFDFGKDVLVDRTPLREQVAWCHPPNHEDTQMLAEDYVRMGVAKVKATEPPEPLIEKTSKDVLVIGGGMTGLTAAKAAADAGYIVTLVEREANLGGWANRFKKIFPKQPPYRELEDIGLPELIEQVEHHQNITVRKSTEVAKTAGQPGKFTVALQNGGQAEELTVGSIILATGWKPYEAEKLVHLGYGSSPNIITNVAMEEMAANGGIKRPSDGKPIDSIAFIQCAGSRDRDHLPYCSAVCCRVSLKQALYVREQYPNAKIYIIYKDLRSPAQYERFYARVQDDDAVFFTKGEIASVSSDADGKIAVDVKETLLGEDIRIKADMVVLAAGMVPSTKVPDELVEAAKRAAEPQQQGAEQPQTATTADGKKEAAGAELGAKILNLAYRQGTDLPTLKYGFPDSHFICFPYETRRTAIYAAGAVRAPMDFSSGANDAYGAAMKAIQAVEAISQGRSLHPRAGDLSYPDFFLQRCTQCKRCTEECPFGALDEDDKGTPKPNPLRCRRCGVCMGACPERIVSFKNYNINMVSQIIKAINIPDEFEEKPRILAFVCENDAMPALDAAAMKRLQYNAMLRIIPLRCLGSMNTVWISDALASGFDGVILLGCRKGDEYQCHFIRGSELAEYRMGNVREKLKQLVLEEERVLVQEVSIVDGDKIPKIFDDFLATIESVGPNPYKGM